Proteins from one Drosophila gunungcola strain Sukarami chromosome 3R, Dgunungcola_SK_2, whole genome shotgun sequence genomic window:
- the LOC128266345 gene encoding LOW QUALITY PROTEIN: glutamate [NMDA] receptor subunit 1 (The sequence of the model RefSeq protein was modified relative to this genomic sequence to represent the inferred CDS: deleted 1 base in 1 codon), producing MADCGFVYCWLLFGLGIILLATLAPPIDAAQRHTASDNPSTYNIGGVLSNSDSEEHFSTTIKHLNFDQQYVPRKVTYYDKTIRMDKNPIKTVFNVCDKLIENRVYAVVVSHEQTSGDLSPAAVSYTSGFYSIPVIGISSRDAAFSDKNIHVSFLRTVPPYYHQADVWLEMLSHFAYTKVIIIHSSDTDGRAILGRFQTTSQTYYDDVDVRATVELIVEFEPKLESFTEHLIDMKTAQSRVYLMYASTEDAQVIFRDAGEYNMTGEGHVWIVTEQALFSNNTPDGVLGLQLEHAHSDKGHIRDSVYVLASAIKEMISNETIAEAPKDCGDSAVNWESGKRLFQYLKSRNITGETGQVAFDDNGDRIYAGYDVVNIREQQKKHVVGKFSYDSMRAKMRMKINDSEIIWPGKQRRKPEGIMIPTHLKLLTIEEKPFVYVRRMGDDEFRCEPDERPCPLFNNSDATANEFCCRGYCIDLLIELSKRINFTYDLALSPDGQFGHYILRNSSGAMTLRKEWTGLIGELVNERADMIVAPLTINPERAEYIEFSKPFKYQGITILEKKPSRSSTLVSFLQPFSNTLWILVMVSVHVVALVLYLLDRFSPFGRFKLSHSDSNEEKALNLSSAVWFAWGVLLNSGIGEGTPRSFSARVLGMVWAGFAMIIVASYTANLAAFLVLERPKTKLSGINDARLRNTMENLTCATVKGSSVDMYFRRQVELSNMYRTMEANNYATAEQAIQDVKKGKLMAFIWDSSRLEYEASKDCELVTAGELFGRSGYGIGLQKGSPWTDAVTLAILEFHESGFMEKLDKQWIFHGHVQQNCELFEKTPNTLGLKNMAGVFILVGVGIAGGVGLIIIEVIYKKHQVKKQKRLDIARHAADKWRGTIEKRKTIRASLAMQRQYNVGLNATHAPGTISLAVDKRRYPRLGQRLGPERAWPGDAADVLRIRRPYELGKPGQSPKVMAMATATNQPGMPMPMLGKTRPQQTALPPRYSPGYTSDVSHLVV from the exons ATGGCCGACtgtggttttgtttattgttggCTTTTGTTTGGGCTCGGCATTATTCTGCTAGCTACT CTGGCGCCGCCGATTGATGCCGCCCAGAGGCACACTGCCTCGGATAATCCGTCAACGTACAATATTGGCGGCGTACTGAGCAATTCCGACAGCGAGGAGCACTTTAGCACAACAATAAAG CACCTCAATTTCGACCAGCAGTATGTGCCACGCAAGGTCACCTACTATGATAAGACCATTCGCATGGACAAGAATCCCATCAAGACGGTATTCAACGTTTGCGACAAGCTCATCGAGAATCGG GTGTACGCCGTAGTCGTTTCGCATGAGCAAACCTCAGGTGACTTGTCGCCGGCGGCCGTGAGCTATACGAGCGGATTCTATTCAATTCCTGTCATTGGCATATCCTCGCGGGACGCGGCTTTCTCCGACAAGAACATCCACGTCTCCTTCCTGCGGACGGTGCCGCCGTACTACCACCAAGCGGATGTCTGGCTCGAGATGCTCAGCCACTTTGCCTACACGAAG GTAATCATAATTCATAGCTCCGACACGGATGGCCGGGCCATCCTGGGACGATTCCAGACCACTTCGCAGACCTACTATGACGACGTGGATGTGCGCGCCACCGTGGAGCTGATTGTCGAGTTCGAGCCCAAGCTGGAGAGCTTCACCGAGCACCTCATCGACATGAAGACGGCCCAGTCGCGGGTCTACCTGATGTACGCCAG CACGGAGGACGCTCAAGTAATCTTCCGCGATGCCGGGGAGTACAACATGACCGGAGAGGGACACGTGTGGATTGTGACGGAGCAGGCGCTGTTCTCCAACAACACGCCGGACGGAGTGCTGGGCCTCCAGCTGGAGCACGCCCACAGCGACAAGGGGCACATTAGG GACAGCGTCTATGTACTAGCGTCGGCCATCAAGGAGATGATTTCCAACGAGACCATTGCCGAGGCACCGAAGGATTGCGGCGACTCGGCCGTTAACTGGGAATCGG GCAAGCGGCTGTTCCAGTACCTGAAAAGCCGCAATATCACGGGCGAAACGGGGCAGGTGGCCTTCGATGACAATGGAGATCGAATCTACGCCGGCTATGATGTAGTCAACATTCGGGAGCAGCAGAAGAAGCACGTAGTCGGAAAGTTCAGTTACGACAGC ATGCGGGCCAAGATGCGGATGAAGATCAATGACAGCGAGATCATTTGGCCAGGAAAGCAGCGTCGCAAGCCAGAGGGCATCATGATTCCCACCCACCTGAAGTTGCTGACCATCGAGGAGAAGCCCTTCGTTTATGTGCGCCGCATGGGTGACGACGAGTTCCGCTGCGAACCGGACGAGCGTCCGTGTCCCCTGTTCAACAACTCGGATGCCACTG CCAACGAGTTCTGCTGCCGCGGCTACTGCATCGACCTGCTGATCGAGCTCTCGAAGCGGATCAACTTCACCTACGACCTGGCCCTGTCCCCCGACGGCCAGTTCGGTCACTACATCCTGCGGAACAGCTCGGGGGCGATGACGTTGCGCAAGGAGTGGACGGGCCTCATCGGGGAGCTGGTCAACGAACGTGCCGA CATGATCGTGGCACCACTAACCATCAATCCGGAGCGTGCGGAGTATATAGAATTCTCAAAGCCATTCAAATACCAAGGCATTACAATACTCGAGAAGAAACCGTCACGATCGAGTACTCTCGTGTCTTTCTTGCAGCCGTTTAGTAACACGCTATGGATCTTGGTAATGGTGTCGGTCCATGTTGTGGCGCTCGTGCTCTACTTGTTGGACAG ATTTTCGCCCTTCGGACGCTTCAAGCTCTCGCACTCGGACAGCAACGAGGAGAAGGCCCTGAACCTCAGCTCCGCAGTGTGGTTCGCCTGGGGAGTGCTCCTCAACAGCGGCATCGGCGAGGGCACACCGCGCAGCTTCTCGGCCCGGGTGCTGGGCATGGTCTGGGCCGGATTCGCGATGATCATCGTCGCCTCGTACACCGCCAACCTGGCCGCCTTCCTCGTGCTGGAGCGGCCCAAGACGAAGCTGAGCGGCATCAATGACGCCCGGCTGCGCAACACCATGGAGAACCTGACCTGCGCCACCGTCAAGGGCTCCTCCGTGGACATGTACTTCCGCCGCCAGGTGGAGCTGTCCAACATGTACCGCACCATGGAGGCCAACAACTATGCCACCGCCGAGCAGGCCATCCAGGACGTGAAGAAGGG CAAGCTGATGGCCTTTATCTGGGACTCCTCTCGTCTGGAGTACGAGGCCTCCAAAGATTGCGAACTGGTCACAGCCGGAGAGCTGTTCGGACGGAGTGGGTACGGGATTGGCCTGCAAAAGGGCTCGCCCTGGACGGACGCCGTCACACTGGCCATCCTGGAGTTCCATGAAA GCGGGTTTATGGAGAAGCTGGACAAACAGTGGATCTTCCACGGCCATGTCCAGCAGAACTGCGAACTCTTCGAAAAGACGCCCAACACTTTGGGGCTGAAAAACATGGCGGGGGTGTTCATACTGGTGGGCGTGGGCATTGCCGGCGGCGTGGGTCTGATCATAATCGAGGTCATCTACAAGAAGCACCAGGTGAAGAAGCAGAAGCGCCTGGACATTGCCCGACATGCGGCGGACAAGTGGCGAGGCACCATAGAG AAACGGAAGACTATCCGTGCCTCCCTGGCGATGCAGCGCCAGTACAACGTGGGCCTGAACGCGACGCACGCCCCGGGCACCATCAGTCTGGCAGTGGACAAGCGCCGGTATCCTCGCCTGGGCCAGCGACTGGGACCGGAACGAGCCTGGCCAGGAGATGCCGCCGACGTGCTGCGCATCCGGCGGCCCTACGAGCTGGGCAAGCCTGGCCAGAGTCCGAAGGTGATGGCCATGGCCACGGCCACCAACCAGCCGGgaatgcccatgcccatgctgGGCAAGACACGGCCCCAGCAAACTGCCCTGCCACCGCGCTACTCGCCCGGCTACACCAGCGATGTGTCGCACCTGGTCGTCTAA